A genomic window from Vigna radiata var. radiata cultivar VC1973A chromosome 2, Vradiata_ver6, whole genome shotgun sequence includes:
- the LOC106754211 gene encoding probable O-methyltransferase 3 encodes MECKSEEGISKLLGAQTRVWNHIFSFINSMSLKCAIDLDIPDIIHKHGEPMPLSQLTASVSLHPSKANCIYRLMRILTHSGFFSEVKVNENELEVGYVLTDACTLLLKDNPLSMTPFLHAMLDPILTKPWHELATWFRNDDPSPFQTAHGMKIWDYAGRDPKLNNLFNDAMASDAELVGNVVIERCGGVFKGLESVVDVGGGTGTMAKAIAKSFPHIHCTVFDLPHVVADLQGADNLKFVGGDMFESVPPADAVLLKWILHDWNDEQCVRILKKCKEGVKKKVIAIDIVVESEKLDYESIETQLMADMVVMVLYPGKERTEEEWAKIIFSAGFTDYKITPVVGLRSLIEIYP; translated from the exons ATGGAGTGCAAGAGTGAAGAGGGTATCTCAAAACTACTTGGAGCTCAAACCCGTGTTTGGAATCACATTTTCAGCTTCATAAATTCCATGTCCCTCAAATGTGCAATTGATTTGGACATACCTGACATCATACACAAGCATGGTGAACCCATGCCACTCTCACAACTCACTGCTTCAGTATCACTCCATCCTTCCAAAGCCAACTGCATCTACCGGTTGATGCGAATCTTGACCCATTCAGGCTTCTTCTCTGAAGTCAAGGTGAATGAGAATGAACTTGAAGTGGGTTATGTGTTGACTGATGCATGCACTCTGCTACTTAAGGACAACCCCTTGAGTATGACACCTTTCTTGCATGCCATGCTTGATCCAATTTTGACAAAGCCCTGGCATGAATTGGCTACATGGTTCAGGAATGATGATCCCTCGCCATTCCAAACAGCACATGGGATGAAAATCTGGGACTACGCTGGGCGTGATCCAAAACTGAATAATCTTTTCAATGATGCGATGGCAAGTGACGCTGAATTGGTTGGCAATGTGGTGATTGAGAGGTGTGGAGGAGTGTTCAAGGGGTTGGAGTCAGTTGTTGATGTTGGGGGTGGCACAGGTACCATGGCAAAGGCAATTGCCAAATCATTCCCTCACATACACTGCACCGTCTTTGATCTCCCACATGTTGTTGCCGACTTACAAGGAGCTGACAACTTAAAATTTGTTGGAGGGGACATGTTTGAGTCAGTTCCTCCTGCAGATGCCGTTCTATTGAAG TGGATATTGCATGACTGGAATGACGAGCAGTGTGTGAGAATACTGAAGAAATGTAAGGAGGGAGTAAAGAAGAAGGTGATTGCGATAGACATAGTGGTGGAGAGTGAAAAGCTTGATTATGAATCAATTGAAACACAGCTCATGGCTGATATGGTTGTTATGGTGTTGTATCCTGGAAAAGAGAGGACCGAGGAAGAATGGGCTAAGATAATTTTTTCTGCTGGTTTCACTGACTACAAGATAACTCCAGTGGTGGGTTTGAGGTCTCTCATCGAGATTTATCCCTAA